A single genomic interval of Pseudochaenichthys georgianus chromosome 3, fPseGeo1.2, whole genome shotgun sequence harbors:
- the LOC117462276 gene encoding AP-2 complex subunit alpha-2-like isoform X2 has translation MPAVSKGDGMRGLAVFISDIRNCKSKEAEVKRINKELANIRSKFKGDKALDGYSKKKYVCKLLFIFLLGHDIDFGHMEAVNLLSSNKYTEKQIGYLFISVLVNSNSDLISLINNGIKNDLASRNPTFMNLALHCIANVGSREMAEAFASQIPSILVAGDTMDSVKQSAALCLLRLNRTSPDLVPMGEWTARVVHLLNDQHLGVVTAATSLITTLAQKSPEDFRTSISLAVARLSRIVTSASIDLQDYTYYFVAAPWLSVKLLRLLQCYPPPEDAALRSRLTECLETILNKAQEPPKSKKVQHSNAKNAVLFEAIALIIHHDSEPTLLVRACNQLGQFLQHRETNLRYLALESMCTLASSEFSHEAVKTHIDTVINALKTERDVSVRQRAVDLLYAMCDRSNSKQIVAEMLSYLENADYSIREEIVLKVAILAEKYAVDYTWYVDTILNLIRIAGDHVSEEVWYRVIQIVINQDDVQGYAAKTVFEALQAPACHENLLKVGGYILGEFGNLIAGDPRSSPLVQFNLLHSKFHLCSVPTRALLLSAYIKFINLFPEVKPTIQDVLRSDSQLRNADVELQQRAIEYLRLSCIASTDILATVLEEMPPFPERESSILAKLKKKKGPGKVPDMDEARWNVNGNTEHSENTEPTNKAPSHPFTDLLNMNSSPAAGASLLVDVLSDLSSPAPAPTTGPGPTDVCEEHFSRFVCKNNGVIFENQLLQIGLKSEYRQNLGRIYVFYGNKTSSQFLSFSSSVTSSDTLKTQLNVHTMPVDPTVEGGAQLQQILNIECLSDFSDTPVLNVEFRYGGTLQNIAVKLPVMLNKFFQPTEMTSEDFFQRWKQLGVPQQEVQTIFKAQHPMDTDVTNAKILGFGVALLSGVDPNPANYVGAGVIHTKNTQVGCLLRLEPNPQAEMYRLTLRTSRESVSQRLCDLLSEQF, from the exons ATGCCTGCAGTCTCAAAAGGTGATGGGATGCGTGGCCTGGCCGTGTTCATCTCTGACATCAGGAACT GTAAGAGCAAAGAAGCGGAGGTCAAGAGGATAAACAAAGAGCTGGCCAATATCCGTTCCAAATTCAAAG GAGACAAGGCTCTAGACGGCTACAGTAAAAAGAAGTACGTCTGCAAGCTCCTCTTCATCTTCCTCCTGGGCCATGACATCGACTTTGGACACATGGAGGCCGTCAACCTCCTCAGCTCCAACAAGTACACCGAGAAACAGATT GGGTACCTGTTCATCTCGGTGCTGGTGAACTCTAACAGCGACCTGATCAGTCTCATCAACAACGGCATCAAGAATGACCTGGCCAGCCGCAACCCCACCTTCATGAACCTGGCCCTGCACTGCATCGCTAACGTGGGCAGCAGGGAGATGGCGGAAGCTTTCGCCTCTCAAATCCCCAGCATCCTGGTGGCAGG GGACACGATGGACAGCGTGAAGCAGAGTGCCGCGCTGTGTCTGCTCCGGCTCAACAGGACCTCTCCGGACCTGGTGCCCATGGGGGAATGGACCGCACGAGTGGTGCACCTGCTCAACGACCAGCACCTG ggagTAGTAACAGCAGCCACCAGCCTCATCACCACTCTAGCCCAGAAGAGTCCTGAGGACTTCAGAACATCCATCTCTCTGGCTGTGGCCCGGCTCAGCAGG ATTGTGACTTCAGCATCCATCGACCTACAGGACTACACGTATTACTTTGTTGCTGCACCATGGCTGTCTGTCAAGCTGCTACGCCTGCTACAGTGCTACCCTCCACCTG AGGACGCAGCGCTGCGCAGCCGCCTGACGGAGTGTCTGGAGACCATCCTCAACAAAGCCCAGGAGCCCCCCAAGTCCAAGAAGGTCCAGCACTCCAACGCAAAGAACGCTGTTCTGTTTGAAGCCATCGCCCTCATCATCCACCACGACAG TGAGCCCACCCTGTTGGTACGAGCCTGCAACCAGCTGGGCCAGTTCCTGCAGCACAGGGAAACCAACCTGCGGTACCTGGCTCTGGAGAGCATGTGCACGCTGGCCAGCTCCGAGTTCTCTCACGAGGCGGTGAAGACGCATATCGATACTGTGATCAACGCTCTGAAG ACAGAGCGAGATGTGAGTGTGCGCCAGCGGGCCGTGGATCTGCTCTACGCCATGTGTGACCGCAGCAACTCCAAGCAGATAGTGGCGGAGATGCTGAGCTACCTGGAGAACGCAGACTACTCCATCAGAGAGGAGATA GTGCTCAAGGTGGCTATCCTGGCTGAAAAATATGCTGTAGACTACACCTGGTACGTGGACACCATTCTGAACCTCATCCGCATCGCGGGGGACCACGTCAGCGAGGAGGTGTGGTATCGAGTCATCCAGATCGTCATAAACCAAGACGATGTCCAAGGATACGCCGCAAAGACCGTCTTTGAG GCACTGCAGGCTCCAGCCTGCCACGAGAACCTGCTGAAGGTGGGGGGTTACATCCTCGGAGAGTTTGGAAACCTTATTGCTGGGGACCCACGCTCCAG CCCTCTGGTCCAGTTCAACCTCCTCCACTCTAAGTTCCACCTGTGCTCGGTGCCGACCCGGGCCCTGCTGCTGTCCGCCTACATCAAGTTCATTAACCTGTTTCCAGAAGTGAAGCCCACCATCCAGGACGTGCTGCGCTCAGACAGCCAGCTGCGCAACGCTGACGTGGAGCTGCAGCAGAGAGCCATCGAGTACCTGAGGCTCAGCTGCATCGCCAGCACCGACATACTG GCCACGGTGCTAGAGGAGATGCCTCCGTTCCCAGAGAGAGAGTCCTCCATCCTGGCCaagctgaagaagaagaagggccCCGGCAAGGTGCCCGACATGGACGAGGCCCGCTGGAATGTCAACGGCAACACGGAGCACAGTGAGAACACGGAACCAACCAACAAG GCCCCCAGCCACCCGTTCACAGACCTGCTGAACATGAACTCCAGCCCTGCAGCCGGAGCTAGTCTGTTAGTGGACGTCCTGTCAGACCTCTCCTCCCCCGCACCCGCCCCCACCACCGGACCCGGACCCACTGATGTGTGCGAGGAACACTTCTCCAG gtttgtttgtAAGAACAACGGTGTTATCTTTGAGAACCAGCTGCTGCAGATTGGACTGAAGTCCGAGTATAGGCAGAACCTCG GTCGCATTTACGTGTTCTACGGCAACAAGACATCTTCCCAGTTCCTCAGCTTCTCCTCATCAGTGACAAGCAGCGACACGCTCAAGACT CAGCTGAACGTCCACACTATGCCAGTGGACCCCACAGTGGAAGGGGGGGCTCAGCTGCAGCAGATCCTCAACATTGAGTGTTTGTCAGACTTCTCAGACACACCGGTCCTCAACGTCGAGTTCAG ATACGGGGGAACTCTCCAGAACATCGCAGTGAAACTCCCTGTGATGCTCAACAAGTTTTTCCAGCCCACGGAGATGACATCAGAAGACTTCTTCCAGCGCTGGAAGCAGCTCGGAGT TCCTCAGCAAGAGGTCCAGACAATCTTCAAAGCCCAACACCCCATGGACACAGACGTTACCAACGCCAAG ATCTTAGGTTTTGGGGTGGCCCTGCTCTCTGGGGTGGATCCCAATCCTGCAAACTATGTGGGAGCTGGAGTCATTCACACCAAGAACACTCAGGTGGGCTGCCTCCTCAGGCTGGAGCCCAACCCACAGgcagag ATGTACCGCCTGACGCTGAGGACCAGCAGGGAGTCGGTGTCCCAGAGACTGTGTGACCTCCTCTCTGAGCAGTTCTAG
- the LOC117462532 gene encoding tryptophan 5-hydroxylase 1-like has product MYVNKSEEQGPFRGGSLDSVNPANEEKQLNNEEKHVNLVHIESRKSKRRNSDFEIFVDCDTDNEQLKELTQLLREHTDIVEITPSENFITIPEDDMAVPWFPQKISELDLSANRVLMYGSELDADHPGFKDNMYRKRRKYFADLAMSYKLGDPILRVDFTSEEVRTWGVVYRELNKLYPGHACKEYLKNLPLLTKYCNYSEDNIPQLEDVSHFLKAGYLSPRDFLAGLAFRVFHCTQYVRHSSDPLYTPEPDTCHELLGHVPLLAEPSFAQFSQEIGLASLGASDDAVQKLATCYFFTVEFGLCKQEGRLRAYGAGLLSSISELQHALSGKAHILQFDPVVTCNQECKITTFQDVYFVSESFEDAKNKMREFAKTIWRPFTVRYDPYTQSVDVLKDTNSINSMVKDIRHELDIVEDALNRLHKHLKD; this is encoded by the exons ATGTATGTCAACAAGTCTGAAGAACAGGGGCCATTCAGAGGAGGGTCTTTGGACTCGGTAAACCCTGCTAATGAGGAGAAGCAGCTCAACAATGAA GAAAAACACGTCAACCTTGTTCACATTGAGTCCCGCAAGTCCAAACGTAGAAATTCCGACTTTGAGATCTTTGTGGATTGTGACACTGACAATGAACAGCTCAAGGAGCTGACTCAGCTGCTAAGGGAGCATACTGATATAGTTGAGATAACTCCATCAGAGAACTTCATCACTATACCTGAGGATG ATATGGCTGTGCCCTGGTTCCCACAGAAGATCTCTGAATTGGATCTGTCTGCAAACAGGGTTTTGATGTATGGCTCTGAGTTAGATGCTGACCATCCG GGATTTAAAGACAACATGTACCGTAAAAGAAGAAAATATTTTGCTGATTTGGCCATGAGCTACAAACT TGGCGATCCTATTCTTCGTGTAGACTTCACTTCAGAGGAGGTGCGTACCTGGGGAGTGGTGTACAGGGAGCTCAACAAGCTGTACCCCGGCCATGCCTGCAAGGAGTACCTGAAGAACCTGCCCCTGCTGACCAAATACTGCAACTACAGCGAGGACAACATCCCACAGCTGGAGGACGTCTCACACTTCCTCAAAG CAGGGTACCTCTCCCCCAGAGACTTTCTGGCGGGCCTGGCCTTCAGAGTGTTCCACTGCACTCAGTATGTCCGCCACAGCTCTGACCCCTTGTACACTCCAGAGCC AGACACGTGCCATGAACTGCTGGGTCATGTTCCTCTGCTGGCTGAGCCCAGCTTCGCCCAGTTCTCTCAGGAGATTGGTTTAGCTTCGCTGGGAGCTTCAGATGATGCTGTTCAGAAACTGGCCACA TGTTATTTCTTCACAGTGGAGTTTGGTCTCTGTAAGCAGGAGGGCAGGCTCAGGGCCTATGGAGCTGGACTCCTCTCCTCCATCAGTGAACTCCAG CATGCTTTGTCTGGCAAGGCCCATATCCTTCAGTTTGACCCTGTGGTGACCTGTAACCAGGAGTGCAAAATAACTACGTTCCAAGACGTTTACTTTGTTTCTGAGAGTTTTGAGGACGCCAAgaacaaaatgag GGAATTTGCTAAGACCATTTGGCGTCCATTCACAGTACGCTATGACCCCTACACCCAGAGTGTGGACGTCCTGAAGGACACCAACAGCATCAACAGCATGGTGAAAGACATCCGACATGAGCTGGACATTGTAGAAGACGCCCTAAACCGACTCCACAAACATCTGAAGGACTGA
- the LOC117462276 gene encoding AP-2 complex subunit alpha-2-like isoform X1 → MPAVSKGDGMRGLAVFISDIRNCKSKEAEVKRINKELANIRSKFKGDKALDGYSKKKYVCKLLFIFLLGHDIDFGHMEAVNLLSSNKYTEKQIGYLFISVLVNSNSDLISLINNGIKNDLASRNPTFMNLALHCIANVGSREMAEAFASQIPSILVAGDTMDSVKQSAALCLLRLNRTSPDLVPMGEWTARVVHLLNDQHLGVVTAATSLITTLAQKSPEDFRTSISLAVARLSRIVTSASIDLQDYTYYFVAAPWLSVKLLRLLQCYPPPEDAALRSRLTECLETILNKAQEPPKSKKVQHSNAKNAVLFEAIALIIHHDSEPTLLVRACNQLGQFLQHRETNLRYLALESMCTLASSEFSHEAVKTHIDTVINALKTERDVSVRQRAVDLLYAMCDRSNSKQIVAEMLSYLENADYSIREEIVLKVAILAEKYAVDYTWYVDTILNLIRIAGDHVSEEVWYRVIQIVINQDDVQGYAAKTVFEALQAPACHENLLKVGGYILGEFGNLIAGDPRSSPLVQFNLLHSKFHLCSVPTRALLLSAYIKFINLFPEVKPTIQDVLRSDSQLRNADVELQQRAIEYLRLSCIASTDILATVLEEMPPFPERESSILAKLKKKKGPGKVPDMDEARWNVNGNTEHSENTEPTNKSSPPSLVADLLPTNRPRPASYSPTILSAGNMAPSHPFTDLLNMNSSPAAGASLLVDVLSDLSSPAPAPTTGPGPTDVCEEHFSRFVCKNNGVIFENQLLQIGLKSEYRQNLGRIYVFYGNKTSSQFLSFSSSVTSSDTLKTQLNVHTMPVDPTVEGGAQLQQILNIECLSDFSDTPVLNVEFRYGGTLQNIAVKLPVMLNKFFQPTEMTSEDFFQRWKQLGVPQQEVQTIFKAQHPMDTDVTNAKILGFGVALLSGVDPNPANYVGAGVIHTKNTQVGCLLRLEPNPQAEMYRLTLRTSRESVSQRLCDLLSEQF, encoded by the exons ATGCCTGCAGTCTCAAAAGGTGATGGGATGCGTGGCCTGGCCGTGTTCATCTCTGACATCAGGAACT GTAAGAGCAAAGAAGCGGAGGTCAAGAGGATAAACAAAGAGCTGGCCAATATCCGTTCCAAATTCAAAG GAGACAAGGCTCTAGACGGCTACAGTAAAAAGAAGTACGTCTGCAAGCTCCTCTTCATCTTCCTCCTGGGCCATGACATCGACTTTGGACACATGGAGGCCGTCAACCTCCTCAGCTCCAACAAGTACACCGAGAAACAGATT GGGTACCTGTTCATCTCGGTGCTGGTGAACTCTAACAGCGACCTGATCAGTCTCATCAACAACGGCATCAAGAATGACCTGGCCAGCCGCAACCCCACCTTCATGAACCTGGCCCTGCACTGCATCGCTAACGTGGGCAGCAGGGAGATGGCGGAAGCTTTCGCCTCTCAAATCCCCAGCATCCTGGTGGCAGG GGACACGATGGACAGCGTGAAGCAGAGTGCCGCGCTGTGTCTGCTCCGGCTCAACAGGACCTCTCCGGACCTGGTGCCCATGGGGGAATGGACCGCACGAGTGGTGCACCTGCTCAACGACCAGCACCTG ggagTAGTAACAGCAGCCACCAGCCTCATCACCACTCTAGCCCAGAAGAGTCCTGAGGACTTCAGAACATCCATCTCTCTGGCTGTGGCCCGGCTCAGCAGG ATTGTGACTTCAGCATCCATCGACCTACAGGACTACACGTATTACTTTGTTGCTGCACCATGGCTGTCTGTCAAGCTGCTACGCCTGCTACAGTGCTACCCTCCACCTG AGGACGCAGCGCTGCGCAGCCGCCTGACGGAGTGTCTGGAGACCATCCTCAACAAAGCCCAGGAGCCCCCCAAGTCCAAGAAGGTCCAGCACTCCAACGCAAAGAACGCTGTTCTGTTTGAAGCCATCGCCCTCATCATCCACCACGACAG TGAGCCCACCCTGTTGGTACGAGCCTGCAACCAGCTGGGCCAGTTCCTGCAGCACAGGGAAACCAACCTGCGGTACCTGGCTCTGGAGAGCATGTGCACGCTGGCCAGCTCCGAGTTCTCTCACGAGGCGGTGAAGACGCATATCGATACTGTGATCAACGCTCTGAAG ACAGAGCGAGATGTGAGTGTGCGCCAGCGGGCCGTGGATCTGCTCTACGCCATGTGTGACCGCAGCAACTCCAAGCAGATAGTGGCGGAGATGCTGAGCTACCTGGAGAACGCAGACTACTCCATCAGAGAGGAGATA GTGCTCAAGGTGGCTATCCTGGCTGAAAAATATGCTGTAGACTACACCTGGTACGTGGACACCATTCTGAACCTCATCCGCATCGCGGGGGACCACGTCAGCGAGGAGGTGTGGTATCGAGTCATCCAGATCGTCATAAACCAAGACGATGTCCAAGGATACGCCGCAAAGACCGTCTTTGAG GCACTGCAGGCTCCAGCCTGCCACGAGAACCTGCTGAAGGTGGGGGGTTACATCCTCGGAGAGTTTGGAAACCTTATTGCTGGGGACCCACGCTCCAG CCCTCTGGTCCAGTTCAACCTCCTCCACTCTAAGTTCCACCTGTGCTCGGTGCCGACCCGGGCCCTGCTGCTGTCCGCCTACATCAAGTTCATTAACCTGTTTCCAGAAGTGAAGCCCACCATCCAGGACGTGCTGCGCTCAGACAGCCAGCTGCGCAACGCTGACGTGGAGCTGCAGCAGAGAGCCATCGAGTACCTGAGGCTCAGCTGCATCGCCAGCACCGACATACTG GCCACGGTGCTAGAGGAGATGCCTCCGTTCCCAGAGAGAGAGTCCTCCATCCTGGCCaagctgaagaagaagaagggccCCGGCAAGGTGCCCGACATGGACGAGGCCCGCTGGAATGTCAACGGCAACACGGAGCACAGTGAGAACACGGAACCAACCAACAAG TCTTCTCCTCCTTCTCTGGTGGCAGACCTGCTTCCTACCAACAGACCCCGTCCTGCCTCCTATAGTCCCACAATCCTCTCTGCTGGGAACATG GCCCCCAGCCACCCGTTCACAGACCTGCTGAACATGAACTCCAGCCCTGCAGCCGGAGCTAGTCTGTTAGTGGACGTCCTGTCAGACCTCTCCTCCCCCGCACCCGCCCCCACCACCGGACCCGGACCCACTGATGTGTGCGAGGAACACTTCTCCAG gtttgtttgtAAGAACAACGGTGTTATCTTTGAGAACCAGCTGCTGCAGATTGGACTGAAGTCCGAGTATAGGCAGAACCTCG GTCGCATTTACGTGTTCTACGGCAACAAGACATCTTCCCAGTTCCTCAGCTTCTCCTCATCAGTGACAAGCAGCGACACGCTCAAGACT CAGCTGAACGTCCACACTATGCCAGTGGACCCCACAGTGGAAGGGGGGGCTCAGCTGCAGCAGATCCTCAACATTGAGTGTTTGTCAGACTTCTCAGACACACCGGTCCTCAACGTCGAGTTCAG ATACGGGGGAACTCTCCAGAACATCGCAGTGAAACTCCCTGTGATGCTCAACAAGTTTTTCCAGCCCACGGAGATGACATCAGAAGACTTCTTCCAGCGCTGGAAGCAGCTCGGAGT TCCTCAGCAAGAGGTCCAGACAATCTTCAAAGCCCAACACCCCATGGACACAGACGTTACCAACGCCAAG ATCTTAGGTTTTGGGGTGGCCCTGCTCTCTGGGGTGGATCCCAATCCTGCAAACTATGTGGGAGCTGGAGTCATTCACACCAAGAACACTCAGGTGGGCTGCCTCCTCAGGCTGGAGCCCAACCCACAGgcagag ATGTACCGCCTGACGCTGAGGACCAGCAGGGAGTCGGTGTCCCAGAGACTGTGTGACCTCCTCTCTGAGCAGTTCTAG